The following proteins are co-located in the Chitinispirillum alkaliphilum genome:
- a CDS encoding Heptaprenyl diphosphate synthase component I, whose product MQSLTEPKQNSQLATKTSWLLLAIAINALELAFPRLPFLPWLKPGLSNVITMIWIIKYGTTDAVLFTVLRVWISGFYFGFSLLTLSLGLGGGVLSTCAMGILWSILGKRNHLGTVGLGMVGALFHNLGQLGVVYLFMARNFRIFYQLPFMIIAAMILGSMVGALVPVFIRILPDPDISENDDTPKINRKISKTCLRDKLAATLMLTVSIALLFTTDYLILLSAVAVISIICLKIDNWNWRTILFPLKFYWIFLFTGFIHLIFSYGTSLDAVPFLTIEGLQKTAVQWLRLWAWLEATHIFRKFRFHDLFFSLIGRAFPHKSSTLDAGIIALELFPETISGVGKKRSIKSVVNFIRKPSHFLRVQVDSINLRIASAITEPRQVKE is encoded by the coding sequence ATGCAATCACTTACTGAGCCGAAACAAAATTCGCAGTTAGCAACCAAAACCAGCTGGCTTCTGCTCGCCATAGCAATCAATGCACTTGAACTTGCATTCCCCCGTCTGCCATTTCTTCCCTGGCTAAAACCCGGGCTCTCTAATGTCATAACCATGATCTGGATAATCAAGTACGGCACGACTGATGCTGTTCTGTTCACTGTTTTACGTGTGTGGATATCCGGATTCTATTTTGGCTTTTCACTTCTTACCCTCTCTCTGGGATTGGGGGGAGGAGTACTTTCTACCTGCGCGATGGGAATTCTCTGGAGTATTTTGGGTAAGAGAAACCATCTCGGGACCGTGGGACTTGGTATGGTTGGCGCACTCTTTCATAACCTTGGCCAGCTTGGGGTTGTGTACCTTTTTATGGCAAGAAATTTCAGGATTTTTTATCAGCTTCCGTTCATGATTATTGCCGCTATGATACTGGGTAGTATGGTAGGAGCACTGGTTCCGGTGTTTATAAGAATTCTGCCAGATCCCGACATTTCAGAGAATGATGACACACCAAAGATAAACCGAAAGATTTCCAAAACATGTCTGAGAGACAAACTGGCAGCCACCCTGATGTTGACAGTCAGCATTGCTCTGCTTTTTACCACTGATTACCTGATTTTGCTTTCAGCGGTTGCTGTTATCAGCATCATCTGCCTGAAAATTGATAACTGGAACTGGCGCACAATTCTATTTCCGCTGAAATTTTACTGGATATTCCTCTTTACAGGATTTATTCATCTCATCTTTTCCTACGGGACCAGTCTCGATGCTGTTCCGTTTCTGACAATTGAGGGTTTGCAGAAAACTGCAGTACAGTGGCTCCGTTTATGGGCCTGGCTTGAAGCGACTCACATATTCCGGAAATTCAGGTTTCATGATCTGTTTTTCAGTTTGATCGGAAGAGCATTTCCGCATAAAAGTTCCACTCTCGATGCTGGAATAATTGCTCTGGAGCTTTTTCCTGAAACAATAAGTGGAGTTGGAAAAAAGAGATCAATCAAATCGGTAGTCAATTTCATCAGAAAACCGTCACATTTCTTAAGAGTGCAGGTTGACAGCATAAACCTCCGCATAGCCTCTGCAATCACAGAACCCCGGCAGGTTAAAGAATAA
- a CDS encoding Phosphoserine aminotransferase produces the protein MGRVYNFSAGPSTLPEEVLKKAASEMLDYKGCGMSVMEMSHRSSAYMEIITDAEKHLRDLMNIPDNYKVLFLQGGASTQFAMVPLNLMGKARKADYVNTGMWSKKAIAEGKKYGEIRTVASSDDKNFSYIPELKAEMFDQEAAYVHITPNNTIFGTKFSSVPQTGDVPVVADMSSCILSEQYDVSRFGIIYAGAQKNIGPAGVTVVIIRDDLLDQRMEVVPSMLNYQIHAENGSMYNTPPCYPIYIAKLVFEWLKEQGGVEVMQKKNEEKAKVLYDFLDNSKLFSATVAPEFRSLMNVPFVLPNDELNAAFIKEAAGAKFVNLKGHRSVGGMRASIYNAMPAEGVVALVEFMKEFEKKNS, from the coding sequence ATGGGCAGAGTGTATAATTTTTCAGCAGGACCTTCAACGCTTCCCGAGGAAGTTCTTAAAAAGGCCGCATCTGAGATGCTTGATTACAAGGGGTGTGGGATGTCGGTGATGGAAATGAGTCACAGGTCCTCTGCATACATGGAAATTATCACAGACGCTGAGAAACATTTGCGTGATCTGATGAATATACCTGATAACTACAAGGTTCTGTTCCTTCAGGGTGGAGCTTCAACCCAGTTTGCAATGGTACCGCTCAACCTTATGGGTAAGGCTCGCAAGGCTGATTATGTGAACACTGGCATGTGGTCAAAAAAGGCAATAGCGGAGGGTAAGAAGTATGGTGAGATAAGGACGGTGGCTTCTTCCGATGATAAGAACTTCAGCTATATCCCAGAGCTTAAAGCTGAGATGTTTGATCAGGAAGCTGCGTATGTTCATATTACACCAAACAACACTATTTTTGGCACCAAATTCAGCTCTGTGCCTCAGACAGGGGATGTTCCCGTTGTGGCTGATATGTCCTCATGCATACTTTCAGAGCAGTATGATGTATCTCGCTTTGGAATTATTTACGCCGGTGCACAGAAAAATATCGGTCCTGCAGGTGTAACGGTGGTGATAATCAGGGATGATCTTCTGGATCAGAGAATGGAAGTGGTACCTTCCATGTTGAATTACCAGATACATGCAGAGAATGGGTCTATGTACAACACACCTCCTTGCTACCCGATATATATCGCGAAGCTGGTTTTTGAGTGGCTCAAGGAACAGGGCGGGGTTGAGGTTATGCAGAAGAAAAATGAAGAGAAAGCAAAAGTTCTCTATGATTTTCTCGATAACTCAAAGCTGTTTAGTGCCACAGTTGCACCTGAGTTCCGTTCACTTATGAACGTTCCTTTTGTTCTGCCCAATGACGAGCTCAATGCCGCTTTTATTAAAGAAGCTGCCGGGGCAAAGTTTGTAAATCTTAAGGGACACCGTTCTGTTGGTGGTATGAGAGCAAGTATATATAACGCAATGCCTGCGGAAGGGGTGGTTGCACTTGTTGAGTTTATGAAGGAATTTGAAAAAAAGAACAGCTGA
- a CDS encoding ATPase, whose product MEHITIDNVKLLLSHPVASTVEWIGQSEPLRQLLACWLVIDQNDLPLTPRIIGHPGIGKTTLAMAAAQQLQKPVYIMQCTSDTRPEDLLVSPVLSDQGHISYHASPLLSAALTGGVAILDEGNRMSEKSWASLAGLFDHRRTAESLVAGITISAHRDFRAAITMNEDSSTFEIPDYIMSRLQPGIQIPFPNRQDELRILSYNIPFSSEEVLEMCVEYLQSAHKLDLPYSIRDGINTMRYTLKLRQSDQTADTESLFRSALAQILGEEALDLEKLAERRKNDHLPAMNLGDLFFPDEDDLNPDSQEDF is encoded by the coding sequence ATGGAACACATAACCATTGACAATGTAAAACTACTGCTCTCTCATCCAGTGGCATCGACTGTGGAGTGGATAGGTCAGAGTGAGCCATTAAGGCAATTGCTTGCCTGCTGGCTTGTGATCGACCAAAATGATCTTCCTTTGACGCCGCGTATAATCGGTCATCCCGGTATTGGAAAAACAACACTTGCCATGGCTGCCGCCCAACAGCTTCAGAAACCGGTATACATAATGCAGTGTACATCCGATACACGCCCGGAAGATCTTCTTGTGTCCCCGGTACTTTCGGATCAGGGACATATTTCCTATCATGCAAGTCCGTTGTTGAGTGCAGCATTAACCGGAGGCGTTGCTATTCTTGACGAAGGAAACAGGATGTCTGAAAAGTCCTGGGCTTCACTGGCTGGTCTTTTTGACCATCGCCGAACAGCAGAATCCCTTGTGGCTGGGATAACCATATCTGCACACAGGGATTTCAGGGCAGCGATCACCATGAATGAAGACTCCTCTACATTTGAAATCCCCGACTATATCATGTCAAGACTGCAGCCGGGTATTCAGATCCCGTTCCCAAACCGCCAGGATGAGCTTAGGATTCTATCCTATAATATTCCATTCAGCAGCGAAGAAGTTCTGGAGATGTGCGTTGAATATCTTCAGTCTGCGCATAAACTGGATCTGCCCTACTCCATACGTGATGGAATCAACACCATGCGGTACACATTGAAGCTGCGCCAAAGTGACCAGACTGCAGATACAGAGTCTCTTTTCAGAAGTGCTTTAGCCCAGATTCTTGGAGAAGAGGCCCTTGACCTGGAAAAACTTGCAGAGCGGAGAAAAAATGATCACCTCCCGGCCATGAATCTTGGCGACCTGTTCTTTCCCGATGAGGACGATCTTAACCCGGATTCACAAGAGGATTTCTGA
- a CDS encoding Redox-sensitive transcriptional regulator, translating into MSHSIPLPAVSRLCSLYQILGDLESKGVSRLSSGALGEMLGVGAPNLRKDISYLGESTSVGGGYEISRLRELISRKLGLNSGRKTCIAGLGRLGSAIMQHCRTEREFDIKAGFDSNINLIETMSAPVAVFPSYEMVDVIRGKGIELGILTVPASGAQECAENMVKGGIRGIINFTPVVLRMPQEILVRNIDLTGEFRALSALMFLNRQSNV; encoded by the coding sequence ATGTCTCACTCAATTCCGCTTCCCGCAGTTTCAAGACTCTGTTCTCTTTATCAGATTTTGGGTGATTTGGAGAGCAAGGGTGTAAGCAGACTGTCTTCCGGTGCACTTGGTGAGATGCTTGGGGTAGGAGCGCCTAATCTTAGAAAAGATATAAGCTACCTTGGGGAAAGCACAAGTGTGGGAGGTGGATATGAGATATCCAGATTAAGGGAACTGATATCCCGTAAGTTAGGGCTCAACAGCGGAAGAAAAACCTGTATAGCAGGGCTTGGACGCTTAGGCAGTGCAATAATGCAGCATTGCAGAACGGAACGGGAGTTTGATATAAAAGCTGGTTTTGACTCTAATATTAACCTTATAGAGACGATGAGCGCTCCGGTTGCGGTATTCCCTTCCTATGAGATGGTAGATGTAATCAGGGGTAAGGGTATCGAGCTGGGGATTCTTACGGTACCAGCTTCCGGAGCTCAGGAGTGTGCCGAGAACATGGTGAAGGGTGGAATCAGGGGTATAATTAATTTCACCCCTGTTGTATTAAGAATGCCGCAGGAAATTTTAGTTCGCAATATAGATCTAACGGGTGAGTTCAGGGCGCTTTCAGCGCTTATGTTTCTCAACAGGCAGTCTAACGTTTAG
- a CDS encoding ABC transporter, ATP-binding protein, translated as MVLKIEHLSKTFGQTAVLRNIELLLQEQTVYGLVGLNGAGKTTLIRVILGLLEKDAGEISVLGYAPWKHSPGLYRRMGVVLENDGFFGNMSVRDNLKIFASAKGIKWKDAQSYLDQYWSGTEIYTTEKKVKFLSRGQKVQCGLCRAFLGWPGLCVFDEPAASLDVTAYEHLKMMVREAKSRGAAVIISSHQLETIDDLCDRVGILRNGEIEELSSVSEKKQGWVIASDSCAAVGEILSANGAQRVGFSDGYWRLTVEDSETQIPRFVSELVKAGYQIREVSPEKREFSDSIRNIYNS; from the coding sequence ATGGTTTTAAAAATAGAGCATCTTTCAAAAACATTTGGCCAAACCGCTGTTTTAAGGAATATTGAGCTGCTGCTTCAGGAGCAAACCGTCTATGGACTTGTGGGGCTCAATGGAGCGGGGAAAACCACTCTGATCAGGGTAATCCTGGGGTTGCTGGAAAAGGATGCTGGGGAAATCTCTGTTTTGGGGTATGCGCCATGGAAACACAGTCCCGGTCTTTACAGAAGAATGGGTGTGGTGCTTGAAAATGATGGTTTTTTTGGCAACATGAGTGTAAGGGATAACCTGAAGATATTTGCCTCCGCCAAAGGTATAAAATGGAAAGATGCGCAAAGCTACCTTGATCAGTACTGGTCCGGTACAGAAATCTACACTACTGAAAAGAAAGTCAAATTTCTTTCGCGGGGGCAGAAGGTGCAGTGTGGTTTGTGCAGGGCTTTTTTAGGCTGGCCGGGATTGTGCGTGTTTGATGAACCAGCGGCAAGTCTGGATGTAACAGCCTATGAACATCTGAAAATGATGGTTCGGGAGGCCAAAAGTCGGGGAGCCGCTGTAATCATCAGCTCCCATCAGCTTGAGACCATAGATGACCTTTGTGACAGAGTCGGGATTCTCAGAAATGGTGAGATAGAGGAGTTAAGCTCCGTTTCTGAAAAAAAACAGGGCTGGGTTATAGCTTCCGACAGCTGCGCTGCGGTGGGGGAGATATTAAGTGCCAATGGTGCTCAACGGGTGGGGTTCTCTGATGGCTACTGGAGACTTACCGTAGAAGATTCAGAGACACAGATACCCCGTTTTGTCAGTGAACTTGTGAAAGCAGGGTATCAGATCCGTGAAGTAAGTCCGGAGAAAAGGGAATTTTCTGATTCCATAAGGAACATCTATAACAGTTAG